Proteins from one Catenuloplanes atrovinosus genomic window:
- the fxsT gene encoding FxSxx-COOH system tetratricopeptide repeat protein → MSDERPGPRPPSPVPQLTDPGGLLTALRGLARHGPRLSLVVDECRTMRVWQPAVRELHGLAAQAFGGEHVHRVQLQTIEDGDRPEAELAVIVTDGLDEIWRQPFAHRLLSRWGGLVPVAIVNPYPQGRWSRTHLAPRPVRLTARHPRAPNTGLHVAEDERWRSPLHEPLTGSPLAVPLLELDPRWLGWWATLVGRAGEAVLDATVLLVAEEPSGTEPPAPPVAGVWEPARAVAVFRGTASERALRLASYVAAAPPDLAAVRVVQGGMMPASTPLDLADVVVSDALMEPGTPAAYRGDFRFRPGVREALLARTTRVETARVVEIVARHYGDRRPEAQSLLRALEKPETVRDTPVTLETVAFAETEVAVLRALSGPYLVRARQRARALDNFHRSGSAATPAGTRTHAGSSGTMSNLSPDRPVQPIDQSLTMPGEQTAAGNTVWGSLPPRNGDFIGRNQLLEALERRLRAEHVTAVLPQALHGLGGVGKSQIAVEYAYRHRDEYDIVWWIPAEQPAQILRAILALGEKLGLEVEGEASTAVVDVWNALQTGASYPKWLLIFDNAETVDTVQPYLPREGSGKVLITSRNERWTDLAQTLEIDVFSRAESVELLRKRNPQLTPEEADRIAEVLEDLPLAVGQASAWLSAAGIGFEEYLRLLLEKREQLAERATAGDYDLAVAAAWTVALDRLGVESPAALQLLQVCAFFAPEPIARELFVASRNSPIAPELDATLQNPSRLNRALRQIQRYGLARIDHRDQTVQLHRLVRTVMVDQLSQEVRGRLEHGAHVLLAGGNPGNPSSAAHWPRYHALLPHVEASNTVACEDAWTRQLVLDVIGFYYWWGDQASCRDLARRVVTGWRTMLGPDDLQTLKAARWLAYVQRLLGEFAEAAQINEDCLARLRATVGEDEEDTLDAMSLVAADLRAKGDFEAARTLDRTALDRCRDVLGDDDPFTLKAAHSLAVSLRLTGEYEEALRLDRETFRRRVEVLGEDHLETLMTRTGLALDLRERGDYLDAHTNLEGLYDECLRHLDPDHPQVLAVARNLAVARRRAGDQEGARKLAEETMTRLRQRFTALQPEAIAAAIDYAVDLRESDNLEAARELSEATANDYGRTLGPDHPYTLYARTNLAIVLRLQGDAAGAHAHDEAAYRRLAERLGEDHVLTLTCATNLASDLAELGEHRRAYELDATTLRLSRERLGADHPSTLACALNLSFDLAALGRAAEADRLYEEVLAAMRRVLGSDHPAIDAAVARVRANCDVDPMPL, encoded by the coding sequence GTGAGCGACGAACGGCCCGGCCCGCGCCCGCCCAGCCCGGTACCCCAGCTGACCGACCCGGGTGGCCTGCTGACCGCGTTGCGCGGCCTGGCGCGGCACGGCCCGCGGCTGTCGCTCGTGGTGGACGAGTGCCGCACCATGCGGGTCTGGCAGCCCGCGGTCCGCGAGCTGCACGGCCTGGCCGCCCAGGCGTTCGGCGGCGAGCACGTGCATCGCGTGCAGTTGCAGACGATCGAGGACGGGGACCGCCCGGAGGCCGAACTCGCGGTGATCGTCACGGACGGGCTGGACGAGATCTGGCGGCAGCCGTTCGCGCACCGGCTGCTGTCCCGCTGGGGCGGCCTGGTCCCGGTGGCGATCGTGAATCCGTACCCGCAGGGCCGCTGGAGCCGCACGCATCTGGCGCCCCGCCCGGTCCGGCTGACCGCCCGCCACCCGCGTGCGCCGAACACCGGGCTGCACGTCGCCGAGGACGAGCGGTGGCGGAGCCCGCTGCACGAGCCGCTGACCGGGAGCCCGCTCGCCGTGCCGCTGCTGGAGCTGGACCCGCGCTGGCTGGGCTGGTGGGCGACGCTGGTCGGCCGGGCCGGCGAGGCGGTGCTGGACGCCACCGTGCTGCTCGTCGCGGAGGAGCCGTCCGGCACGGAACCACCGGCACCGCCGGTCGCCGGCGTCTGGGAGCCGGCCCGGGCGGTGGCGGTCTTCCGCGGCACCGCCTCGGAGCGCGCGCTGCGCCTGGCCTCCTACGTGGCCGCGGCACCACCGGACCTGGCCGCGGTACGGGTGGTGCAGGGCGGGATGATGCCGGCCTCCACCCCGCTGGACCTGGCGGACGTGGTGGTCAGCGACGCGCTGATGGAGCCGGGTACGCCGGCCGCGTACCGGGGCGACTTCCGGTTCCGGCCGGGCGTCCGGGAGGCGCTGCTGGCCCGCACCACCCGCGTCGAGACCGCGCGCGTGGTGGAGATCGTGGCGCGGCACTACGGCGACCGGCGGCCGGAGGCGCAGAGCCTGCTCCGCGCGCTGGAGAAGCCCGAGACGGTACGGGACACGCCTGTCACGCTGGAGACGGTGGCCTTCGCGGAGACCGAGGTCGCGGTGCTCCGCGCACTGTCCGGGCCCTACCTGGTGCGCGCGCGGCAGCGGGCCAGAGCCCTGGACAACTTTCACAGATCGGGGTCGGCGGCCACGCCGGCCGGCACGCGGACGCACGCCGGGAGCAGTGGGACGATGAGCAACCTTTCACCGGATCGGCCGGTGCAGCCGATCGACCAGTCACTGACGATGCCCGGTGAGCAGACGGCCGCCGGCAACACCGTCTGGGGCAGCCTGCCGCCGAGGAACGGCGACTTCATCGGGCGCAATCAGCTGCTGGAGGCGCTGGAGCGCCGGCTGCGCGCCGAGCACGTGACCGCGGTGCTGCCCCAGGCCCTGCACGGCCTCGGCGGCGTCGGCAAGTCACAGATCGCGGTGGAGTACGCCTACCGGCACCGCGACGAGTACGACATCGTGTGGTGGATTCCCGCGGAGCAGCCGGCGCAGATCCTCCGGGCCATCCTGGCGCTGGGCGAGAAGCTCGGGCTGGAGGTCGAGGGCGAGGCCAGCACCGCGGTCGTCGACGTGTGGAACGCGCTGCAGACCGGTGCTTCGTACCCGAAGTGGCTGCTGATCTTCGACAACGCGGAGACGGTCGACACGGTCCAGCCCTATCTGCCCCGCGAGGGCAGCGGCAAGGTGTTGATCACGTCGCGCAACGAGCGGTGGACCGATCTGGCGCAGACGCTGGAGATCGACGTGTTCAGCCGGGCGGAGAGCGTCGAGCTGCTTCGCAAGCGCAACCCGCAGCTGACGCCGGAGGAGGCGGACCGGATCGCGGAGGTGCTGGAGGACCTGCCGCTCGCGGTGGGCCAGGCCTCGGCGTGGCTCAGCGCCGCCGGCATCGGCTTCGAGGAGTACCTGCGCCTGCTGCTGGAGAAGCGGGAGCAGCTGGCGGAACGCGCGACGGCGGGCGACTACGACCTCGCGGTGGCGGCCGCCTGGACCGTGGCCCTGGACCGGCTCGGCGTGGAGAGCCCCGCCGCGCTGCAACTGCTCCAGGTGTGCGCGTTCTTCGCGCCGGAACCCATCGCGCGCGAACTCTTCGTCGCCTCCCGGAACTCGCCGATCGCGCCGGAACTGGACGCCACGCTGCAGAACCCGAGCCGGCTCAACCGGGCGTTGCGTCAGATCCAGCGGTACGGACTGGCGCGCATCGACCACCGCGACCAGACCGTGCAGCTGCACCGGCTGGTGCGTACCGTGATGGTCGACCAGCTCAGTCAGGAGGTGCGCGGCAGGCTCGAGCACGGCGCGCACGTGCTGCTGGCCGGCGGCAACCCGGGAAACCCGTCGAGCGCGGCACACTGGCCCCGCTACCACGCGCTGCTGCCGCACGTGGAGGCCTCGAACACGGTGGCCTGCGAGGACGCGTGGACCCGCCAGCTGGTCCTGGACGTGATCGGCTTCTACTACTGGTGGGGTGACCAGGCGAGCTGCCGGGACCTGGCGCGGCGCGTGGTGACCGGGTGGCGCACCATGCTGGGCCCGGACGACCTCCAGACGCTCAAGGCGGCACGCTGGCTCGCCTACGTGCAGCGGCTCCTCGGCGAGTTCGCCGAGGCCGCGCAGATCAACGAGGACTGCCTGGCCCGGTTGCGGGCCACCGTCGGCGAGGACGAGGAGGACACGCTCGACGCGATGAGCCTGGTCGCGGCGGACCTACGGGCCAAGGGCGACTTCGAGGCGGCGCGCACGCTGGACCGGACCGCGCTGGACCGCTGCCGCGACGTACTGGGCGACGACGATCCGTTCACACTCAAGGCCGCGCACAGCCTCGCCGTCAGTCTCCGGCTGACCGGCGAGTACGAGGAGGCGCTGCGGCTGGACCGGGAGACGTTCCGGCGGCGGGTCGAGGTGCTCGGCGAGGACCACCTCGAGACGCTGATGACCAGGACCGGGCTGGCGCTCGATCTCCGCGAGCGCGGCGACTACCTCGACGCGCACACGAATCTGGAAGGGCTCTACGACGAGTGCCTGCGACACCTCGACCCCGACCACCCGCAGGTGCTGGCCGTGGCCCGGAACCTGGCGGTGGCCCGGCGCCGGGCGGGCGATCAGGAGGGCGCGCGCAAGCTCGCGGAGGAGACCATGACCCGGCTGCGCCAGCGGTTCACCGCGCTCCAGCCCGAGGCGATCGCCGCGGCCATCGACTACGCGGTCGACCTGCGCGAGAGCGACAACCTGGAGGCGGCGCGCGAGCTGTCCGAGGCGACCGCCAACGACTACGGCCGGACCCTGGGGCCGGACCACCCGTACACCCTCTACGCGCGGACCAACCTCGCCATCGTGCTGCGGCTGCAGGGCGACGCCGCCGGCGCCCACGCGCACGACGAGGCCGCCTACCGCCGGCTGGCCGAGCGGCTCGGCGAGGACCACGTGCTGACGCTCACCTGCGCGACCAACCTGGCGAGCGACCTGGCCGAGCTCGGCGAGCACCGGCGCGCGTACGAGCTGGACGCGACGACCCTGCGGCTGTCCCGGGAACGGCTCGGCGCCGACCACCCGTCCACCCTGGCGTGCGCGCTGAACCTGTCGTTCGACCTGGCCGCGCTCGGCCGCGCGGCGGAGGCCGACCGGTTGTACGAGGAGGTGCTGGCGGCGATGCGCCGGGTGCTCGGTAGCGACCACCCGGCGATCGACGCGGCCGTCGCGCGCGTGCGGGCCAACTGCGACGTGGACCCGATGCCGCTGTAG
- a CDS encoding HEXXH motif domain-containing protein, whose product MTENPALTAGFNVAEAWNALERAQDAAPEAITGLLMHPHVGAWIAYALRRHRGGTSSDAPIAHDFGQLTALALAAAALAGQDFTTRVPLRDGRANVPCFGMAHFDGAAGWDTAEAGTTGGRLWLSHGGTRIDVPASGDGDGWYALRRVTAGDGPRLSVWLDDLDPLRDLADPVAPARLSAAELSRWTELITDAWSILCRVNPEMAAAMEVGVTSLVPLPVNDGWDTRSASTGDAFGAIMCSLPPDAVTLAVSLAHEFMHIKLGGLMHLVPLMGAGGEPTLYAPWRDDPRPPGGLLQGVYAFAGIADFWRRYLRQAGPDEAAIVEFEYAYARSQAQEGLATAQAAPELTEAGRRFTDALGAELASWPRDETPGSAAELARLVADAHRAGWRIRHCRPDPADIETLRDALRAAAPVTSRVRASTVRPDPAMRHWSQGRLGLARRRIVAPDRFEASPGEAWGAGLFPADLALFRGDARTAVREFGELVAEDPGRPDAWTGLGLALRADGDKAAAAALLERPEIVAALYPGAGRSPRDLADWVGTEVLR is encoded by the coding sequence ATGACCGAGAACCCCGCGCTGACCGCGGGGTTCAATGTTGCAGAGGCGTGGAACGCGCTGGAACGCGCACAGGACGCCGCGCCCGAGGCGATCACCGGTCTCCTGATGCACCCGCACGTCGGCGCCTGGATCGCCTACGCGCTGCGCCGGCACCGCGGTGGCACGTCGAGCGACGCCCCGATCGCGCACGACTTCGGTCAGCTCACCGCACTGGCGCTCGCCGCCGCGGCGCTCGCCGGACAGGACTTCACCACGCGGGTGCCGCTGCGCGACGGCCGGGCGAACGTGCCGTGTTTCGGCATGGCGCACTTCGACGGCGCCGCCGGGTGGGACACCGCGGAGGCCGGTACGACCGGCGGCCGGCTGTGGCTGAGCCACGGCGGCACCCGCATCGACGTGCCCGCGTCCGGTGACGGCGACGGCTGGTACGCGCTGCGCCGGGTCACGGCCGGCGACGGCCCCCGGCTGTCGGTCTGGCTCGACGACCTCGACCCGCTGCGCGATCTGGCCGACCCGGTGGCCCCGGCCCGCCTCTCCGCGGCAGAACTCAGCCGGTGGACGGAATTGATCACGGACGCGTGGTCGATCCTCTGCCGGGTGAACCCGGAGATGGCCGCCGCCATGGAGGTGGGCGTCACGTCGCTGGTCCCGCTGCCGGTCAACGACGGCTGGGACACGCGGAGCGCCTCCACCGGCGACGCGTTCGGCGCGATCATGTGCTCGCTGCCGCCGGACGCGGTGACGCTCGCGGTCTCGCTGGCGCACGAGTTCATGCACATCAAGCTCGGCGGCCTGATGCACCTGGTCCCGTTGATGGGCGCGGGCGGCGAGCCGACGCTGTACGCGCCGTGGCGTGACGACCCGCGCCCGCCCGGCGGGCTGCTGCAGGGTGTGTACGCGTTCGCCGGCATCGCCGACTTCTGGCGGCGCTACCTGCGGCAGGCGGGACCGGACGAGGCCGCCATCGTGGAATTCGAGTACGCCTACGCCCGCTCCCAGGCACAGGAGGGCCTGGCCACGGCGCAGGCCGCCCCGGAGCTGACCGAGGCCGGCCGGCGGTTCACCGACGCGCTCGGCGCGGAGCTGGCGTCCTGGCCCCGGGACGAGACGCCGGGCAGCGCCGCCGAGCTGGCCCGCCTGGTCGCGGACGCGCATCGGGCCGGCTGGCGCATCCGCCACTGCCGGCCGGACCCGGCCGACATCGAGACCCTGCGCGACGCGTTGCGCGCGGCGGCGCCGGTGACCTCGCGCGTCCGCGCGTCCACCGTGCGGCCCGACCCGGCGATGCGGCACTGGTCGCAGGGCCGGTTGGGGCTGGCCCGCCGTCGCATCGTGGCGCCGGACCGGTTCGAGGCGTCGCCCGGCGAGGCGTGGGGCGCCGGCCTGTTCCCGGCCGACCTGGCGCTGTTCCGCGGCGACGCGCGCACCGCCGTGCGCGAGTTCGGCGAGTTGGTGGCCGAGGACCCGGGCCGGCCGGACGCGTGGACCGGGCTGGGCCTCGCGCTCCGTGCGGACGGTGACAAGGCCGCGGCGGCCGCGCTGCTGGAGCGGCCGGAGATCGTGGCCGCGCTCTACCCCGGTGCCGGCCGCTCGCCGCGGGATCTGGCCGACTGGGTGGGCACCGAGGTGCTGCGCTGA
- the argC gene encoding N-acetyl-gamma-glutamyl-phosphate reductase, producing MGIRVGVAGASGYAGGELLRLLAGHPEFDLVTATAHSQAGRPVGAVHPHLSGLDLTLTATGPDAFADADLVFLALPHGQSAALANELPETVKIVDLGADFRLHDGGAWERYYGGPHAGTWTYGLPELPGQRERIANSARVANTGCYAVTTILALAPLIAAGVADPEDVVVVASSGTSGAGKSPKPHLLASEVMGGLSTYKTGRHQHVPEIKQATGAKSLSFTPVLAPMPRGILATVTARALGDADPHDVLKRAYAADPFVHVLEEDQWPRTASVSGSNSVHLQATVDVDSGRIIAVSASDNLGKGAAGQAVQNANLMFGLPETTGLQIYGVAP from the coding sequence ATGGGTATCAGGGTCGGCGTCGCCGGGGCCAGCGGGTACGCGGGGGGCGAGCTGTTGCGCCTGCTCGCGGGGCACCCGGAGTTCGACCTCGTCACCGCGACCGCGCACAGCCAGGCGGGCCGCCCGGTCGGCGCGGTGCACCCGCACCTGAGCGGGCTGGACCTGACGCTGACGGCCACCGGGCCGGACGCGTTCGCCGACGCGGACCTGGTGTTCCTCGCGCTGCCGCACGGGCAGTCGGCGGCGCTGGCGAACGAGCTGCCGGAGACCGTCAAGATCGTGGACCTCGGCGCGGACTTCCGGCTGCACGACGGCGGTGCCTGGGAGCGGTACTACGGCGGGCCGCACGCCGGCACGTGGACCTACGGCCTGCCGGAGCTGCCGGGGCAGCGCGAGCGGATCGCGAACAGCGCCCGGGTGGCGAACACCGGCTGCTACGCGGTCACCACGATCCTCGCACTCGCGCCGCTGATCGCGGCCGGCGTCGCGGACCCGGAGGACGTGGTGGTGGTCGCGTCGTCCGGCACGTCCGGCGCGGGCAAGTCGCCGAAGCCGCACCTGCTGGCCAGCGAGGTGATGGGCGGCCTGTCGACCTACAAGACCGGCCGCCACCAGCACGTGCCGGAGATCAAGCAAGCCACCGGCGCGAAGAGCCTGTCGTTCACGCCGGTCCTGGCGCCGATGCCGCGGGGCATCCTGGCGACGGTCACGGCGAGAGCCCTCGGCGACGCGGACCCGCACGACGTGCTGAAGCGCGCCTACGCGGCGGACCCCTTCGTGCACGTGCTCGAAGAAGACCAGTGGCCGCGGACCGCGAGCGTCAGCGGGTCCAACTCCGTGCACCTTCAGGCCACGGTCGACGTCGACTCCGGCCGGATCATCGCGGTCAGCGCCTCCGACAACCTCGGCAAGGGCGCGGCCGGCCAGGCCGTCCAGAACGCCAACCTCATGTTCGGGCTGCCCGAGACCACCGGGCTGCAGATCTACGGAGTCGCACCATGA
- the argJ gene encoding bifunctional glutamate N-acetyltransferase/amino-acid acetyltransferase ArgJ, producing the protein MSVTHPKGFRAAGVAAGLKPDKPDVALVVNDGPDATAAGVFTGNRVKAAPVLWSQQVLRGGVVRAVILNSGGANACTGPAGFQDTHATAEHTAAALRGGPKPLLLGAGDVAVCSTGLIGERLPMDKLLPGVEAAVRGLSRDGGPAAAEAIMTTDTVSKTAIVEGTGWSVGGMIKGAGMLAPGLATMLCVLTTDAVAGSDALDAALRHATRRTLDRVDSDGAMSTNDTVLLLASGASGIEPSPEELAEAVTEICRQLSRKLIADAEGATKEVAIAVTGALTEDDAVEAGRAVARNNLVKTALFGNDPNWGRILAAVGTTSATFEPDRLDVAINGVWVCRGGAAAEDRSKVDLSGRDVEIHINLNAGGAEATIWTNDLSHAYVHENSAYSS; encoded by the coding sequence ATGAGCGTCACCCATCCGAAGGGCTTCCGGGCGGCCGGCGTCGCCGCCGGACTCAAGCCGGACAAGCCCGACGTCGCGCTGGTCGTCAACGACGGGCCGGACGCGACCGCGGCCGGCGTGTTCACCGGCAACCGCGTCAAGGCCGCGCCCGTGCTCTGGAGCCAGCAGGTGCTCAGGGGCGGCGTGGTGCGCGCGGTCATCCTCAACTCCGGCGGCGCGAACGCGTGCACCGGCCCGGCCGGCTTCCAGGACACGCACGCCACCGCGGAGCACACCGCGGCCGCGCTGCGCGGCGGGCCGAAGCCGCTGCTGCTCGGCGCCGGTGACGTGGCGGTCTGCTCGACCGGCCTGATCGGCGAGCGGCTGCCGATGGACAAGCTGCTGCCCGGCGTCGAGGCGGCCGTGCGCGGGCTGTCCCGCGACGGTGGCCCCGCGGCCGCGGAGGCCATCATGACCACGGACACCGTCTCCAAGACCGCGATCGTCGAGGGTACGGGCTGGAGCGTCGGCGGCATGATCAAGGGCGCCGGGATGCTGGCCCCCGGGCTCGCCACCATGCTCTGCGTGCTCACCACGGACGCGGTCGCCGGGTCGGACGCGCTGGACGCGGCGCTGCGCCACGCCACCCGCCGCACGCTGGACCGCGTCGACTCGGACGGCGCGATGTCCACGAACGACACCGTGCTGCTGCTGGCCTCCGGCGCGTCCGGCATCGAGCCGAGCCCGGAGGAACTGGCCGAGGCGGTCACCGAGATCTGCCGGCAGCTCTCCCGGAAGCTGATCGCGGACGCGGAGGGCGCCACCAAGGAGGTCGCGATCGCGGTCACCGGCGCGCTCACCGAGGACGACGCGGTCGAGGCCGGGCGCGCGGTGGCCCGCAACAACCTGGTCAAGACCGCGCTGTTCGGCAACGACCCGAACTGGGGGCGGATCCTGGCCGCGGTCGGCACCACCTCGGCCACGTTCGAGCCGGACCGGCTGGACGTGGCGATCAACGGCGTGTGGGTGTGCCGGGGCGGCGCCGCCGCGGAGGACCGGTCCAAGGTGGACCTGTCCGGCCGCGACGTGGAGATCCACATCAACCTCAACGCCGGCGGCGCGGAGGCGACGATCTGGACCAACGACCTCTCCCACGCGTACGTGCACGAGAACTCGGCGTACAGCTCATGA
- the argB gene encoding acetylglutamate kinase encodes MTAALTRDLAVAQQKAATLIEALPWLREFSGETVVIKYGGNAMVDPELQRAFAADMVFLRYAGLRPVVVHGGGPQISAMLTKLGLESEFRGGLRVTTPETMDVVRMVLVGKVGRELVGLINEHGPYAVGMSGEDAKLFTAVRRPAMVDGEPVDVGLVGDVASVNPSAVADIIAAGRIPVIATVAPDSDGVLHNVNADTAAAALAVALGARKLVVLTDVTGLYRDWPDPDSLITQITTTELAELLPSLESGMVPKMEACLRAVEGGVPAAHVVDGRVAHSTLLEVFTSEGFGTMVMGS; translated from the coding sequence ATGACCGCCGCGCTCACCCGTGACCTGGCGGTGGCGCAGCAGAAGGCGGCGACGCTGATCGAGGCGCTGCCCTGGCTGCGCGAGTTCTCCGGCGAGACCGTGGTGATCAAGTACGGCGGCAACGCCATGGTCGACCCGGAGCTGCAGCGCGCGTTCGCCGCGGACATGGTCTTCCTGCGGTACGCCGGGCTCCGGCCGGTCGTGGTGCACGGCGGCGGCCCGCAGATCTCCGCCATGCTGACGAAGCTGGGGCTGGAGAGCGAGTTCCGCGGCGGCCTGCGCGTCACCACGCCGGAGACCATGGACGTGGTGCGGATGGTGCTGGTCGGCAAGGTCGGCCGCGAGCTGGTCGGCCTGATCAACGAGCACGGGCCGTACGCGGTCGGCATGTCCGGCGAGGACGCGAAGCTGTTCACCGCGGTCCGCCGCCCCGCGATGGTCGACGGCGAGCCGGTCGACGTGGGCCTGGTCGGCGACGTCGCCTCGGTCAATCCGTCCGCGGTCGCGGACATCATCGCGGCCGGCCGGATACCGGTCATCGCGACGGTGGCGCCCGACTCCGACGGCGTGCTGCACAACGTGAACGCGGACACCGCCGCCGCCGCGCTCGCGGTCGCGCTCGGCGCCCGCAAGCTGGTGGTGCTCACGGACGTGACCGGGCTCTACCGCGACTGGCCGGACCCGGACAGCCTGATCACCCAGATCACCACGACCGAGCTGGCGGAGCTGCTGCCGAGCCTGGAGTCGGGCATGGTCCCCAAGATGGAGGCCTGCCTGCGCGCGGTCGAGGGCGGCGTCCCCGCCGCGCACGTCGTCGACGGCCGGGTCGCGCACTCGACCCTGCTGGAAGTCTTCACCTCAGAAGGATTCGGAACCATGGTGATGGGGTCATGA
- a CDS encoding acetylornithine transaminase — protein sequence MTSLIDRWQGSMMENYATPGLALASGAGAVVVDEAGKPYLDLLGGIAVNALGHAHPAVVAAVTRQISTLGHVSNFYVAEPTIKLAELLLALAGRPGRVFFGNSGAEANEAAFKMSRLTGRTHVVASAGGFHGRTMGALALTGQPSKAAPFQPLPGSVTHVPYGDVDALRNAVTDETAMVILEPIQGEGGVLVPPAGYLTAAREITAGKGALLALDEVQTGIGRTGHWFAHQAEGVEPDIVTLAKGLGGGLPIGAVLAFGRAATLFQPGMHASTFGGNPVSCAAALAVIQTIANEGLLDHVKRVGERLRRGVEALGHPLIREVRGAGLLLGIVLDAPASGALTGVLRDAGFLVNAVAPHVVRLAPPLILTAEQADSFLAALPHALDTVTS from the coding sequence ATGACCTCACTCATCGACCGGTGGCAGGGCTCCATGATGGAGAACTACGCCACGCCCGGGCTGGCGCTGGCCAGCGGTGCGGGCGCGGTCGTCGTCGACGAGGCCGGCAAGCCGTACCTGGACCTGCTCGGCGGCATCGCGGTGAACGCGCTCGGCCACGCCCACCCGGCGGTGGTCGCGGCCGTGACCCGGCAGATCTCCACGCTCGGTCACGTCTCCAACTTCTACGTGGCCGAGCCGACCATCAAGCTGGCCGAGCTGCTGCTGGCGCTGGCCGGGCGGCCGGGCCGGGTGTTCTTCGGCAACTCCGGCGCGGAGGCGAACGAGGCGGCGTTCAAGATGTCGCGCCTCACCGGCCGTACCCACGTGGTGGCCTCCGCGGGGGGTTTCCACGGCCGGACCATGGGCGCGCTCGCGCTGACCGGCCAGCCGTCGAAGGCCGCGCCGTTCCAGCCGCTGCCGGGCAGCGTCACGCACGTGCCGTACGGCGATGTAGACGCGCTCCGGAACGCGGTCACGGACGAGACCGCCATGGTCATTCTGGAGCCGATCCAGGGCGAGGGCGGCGTGCTGGTGCCGCCGGCCGGCTACCTCACCGCGGCCCGGGAGATCACCGCCGGCAAGGGCGCGCTGCTCGCGCTGGACGAGGTGCAGACCGGCATCGGCCGCACCGGGCACTGGTTCGCGCACCAGGCCGAGGGCGTCGAGCCGGACATCGTCACGCTCGCCAAGGGCCTCGGCGGCGGCCTGCCGATCGGCGCGGTGCTCGCGTTCGGCCGCGCGGCCACGCTGTTCCAGCCCGGCATGCACGCCAGCACGTTCGGCGGCAACCCGGTCAGCTGCGCCGCGGCGCTCGCCGTGATCCAGACGATCGCGAACGAGGGCCTGCTCGACCACGTCAAGCGCGTGGGGGAGCGGCTGCGGCGCGGCGTCGAGGCGCTGGGCCACCCGCTGATCAGGGAGGTGCGCGGCGCCGGCCTGCTGCTCGGCATCGTGCTCGACGCCCCGGCCTCCGGCGCGCTGACCGGCGTGCTCAGGGACGCCGGGTTCCTGGTCAACGCGGTCGCGCCGCACGTCGTACGGCTGGCACCGCCCTTGATCCTCACGGCCGAGCAGGCCGACTCGTTCCTCGCCGCGCTGCCCCACGCCCTGGACACGGTGACCTCATGA
- the argF gene encoding ornithine carbamoyltransferase has protein sequence MTRHFLRDDDLTPAEQSAVLDLAQLMKADRYAHKPFAGPKSIAVLFDKQSLRTRLSFDVGIAELGGNPIIVDTRATHFGRGETLADAAQVLSRYVSAIVMRTYGDERIAEIASVATVPVINALTDGFHPCQLLADLLTIRERCGTTHGRTLAYVGDAANNMSHSYLLAGATAGMHVRVAGPSGHDPDPAVVARASEIAAWTGGSVSVLRDPFEAADRADVIATDTWVSMGQEGDGQDRHTPFRPYQVNKDLLAAAKPDAIVLHCLPAHRGDEITDDVMDGPQSAVFDEAENRVHAQKALLAWLAGYSA, from the coding sequence ATGACCCGGCACTTCCTCCGCGACGACGACCTCACCCCGGCCGAGCAGTCCGCGGTGCTCGACCTGGCCCAGCTGATGAAGGCCGACCGGTACGCGCACAAGCCTTTCGCCGGCCCGAAGTCGATCGCGGTGCTGTTCGACAAGCAGAGCCTGCGCACCCGGCTGTCGTTCGACGTGGGCATCGCGGAGCTGGGCGGCAACCCGATCATCGTGGACACCCGGGCCACCCACTTCGGCCGCGGCGAGACGCTCGCGGACGCGGCGCAGGTGCTGTCCCGGTACGTGTCCGCGATAGTGATGCGCACCTACGGCGACGAGCGGATCGCCGAGATCGCGTCCGTGGCCACGGTGCCGGTGATCAACGCGCTCACCGACGGCTTCCACCCCTGCCAGCTCCTCGCCGACCTGCTCACCATCCGGGAGCGGTGCGGCACCACGCACGGGCGCACGCTCGCCTACGTCGGCGACGCGGCCAACAACATGAGCCACTCCTACCTGCTGGCCGGCGCCACCGCGGGCATGCACGTGCGCGTCGCCGGCCCGTCCGGCCACGACCCGGACCCGGCCGTCGTGGCCCGCGCCTCGGAGATCGCGGCGTGGACCGGCGGCTCGGTCAGCGTGCTGCGCGACCCGTTCGAGGCGGCCGACCGGGCCGACGTGATCGCCACCGACACGTGGGTGTCGATGGGCCAGGAGGGCGACGGCCAGGACCGGCACACCCCGTTCCGGCCGTACCAGGTGAACAAGGACCTGCTCGCCGCCGCGAAGCCGGACGCGATCGTGCTGCACTGCCTGCCCGCGCACCGCGGCGACGAGATCACCGACGACGTGATGGACGGGCCGCAGTCCGCGGTCTTCGACGAGGCCGAGAACCGGGTGCACGCGCAGAAGGCGCTGCTGGCCTGGCTGGCAGGGTACTCGGCATGA